A window of Castanea sativa cultivar Marrone di Chiusa Pesio chromosome 1, ASM4071231v1 contains these coding sequences:
- the LOC142633600 gene encoding LOW QUALITY PROTEIN: HIPL1 protein (The sequence of the model RefSeq protein was modified relative to this genomic sequence to represent the inferred CDS: inserted 1 base in 1 codon), whose amino-acid sequence MATDHKLTEVSCKHFSPLTYISYVYAWQRCDQFSADLYRIDSTPRKVPVLCNSTVSANSTLSQLAEVDFCSKVWDECKNVSILNYPYALKDRGGRPFNSTSKLTDIWQSKSAFCNEFGGASEAGEVCFDGGPVVLNQTENLSPPSGICLEEIGNGSYLNMVAHPDGSNRXLATVPEQGSGALLAIEKSYPFLDLTDKVYSDAEFGMLGIAFYPTFQQNGCFFVSFNCDKVKWPGCSGRCSCISDVSCDPSKLYPEYGAQPCQYSSVIGEFTANGNKRQTPGSQKDIHYGPSIYFSSWWSDSFWT is encoded by the exons ATGGCTACAG ACCATAAACTAACTGAGGTGTCATGCAAGCATTTTTCACCACTTACATATATCAGTTATGTATATGCATGGCAGAGATGTGATCAGTTCTCAGCAGATCTCTATCGAATTGATTCAACACCTCGGAAGGTTCCTGTTCTCTGCAATTCCACGGTTTCAGCAAACTCAACCCTATCCCAACTTGCTGAAGTTGATTTTTGTTCAAAGGTTTGGGATGAATGCAAAAATGTCTCAATATTAAATTATCCATATGCATTGAAAGACAGAGGTGGTAGGCCATTTAATTCCACTTCCAAGCTGACTGATATATGGCAATCAAAAAGTGCTTTCTGCAATGAATTTGGTGGAGCTTCTGAAGCTGGAGAGGTATGTTTTGATGGTGGACCAGTTGTACTAAATCAAACTGAAAATTTAAGTCCACCAAGTGGTATTTGCCTTGAGGAAATTGGGAATGGATCCTACCTGAACATGGTAGCTCATCCTGATGGGTCAAATC GGTTGGCAACTGTTCCGGAGCAAGGATCAGGAGCACTATTGGCAATTGAAAAATCATATCCTTTTCTTGATTTAACTGATAAAGTATATTCTGATGCTGAGTTTGGAATGTTGGGAATAGCATTTTATCCAACCTTTCAACAGAATGGATGCTTTTTTGTGTCATTCAACTGTGATAAGGTTAAGTGGCCAGGATGTTCAGGAAGGTGTTCATGTATCTCAGATGTCAGTTGTGATCCTTCAAAGCTATACCCTGAATATGGGGCACAGCCATGTCAATATTCCAGCGTCATAGGAGAGTTTACTGCTAATG GTAACAAGCGTCAAACCCCAGGAAGTCAAAAGGATATTCACTATGGGCCTTCCATTTACTTCTCATCATGGTGGTCAGATTCTTTTTGGACCTGA